The Tenrec ecaudatus isolate mTenEca1 chromosome 4, mTenEca1.hap1, whole genome shotgun sequence region tatatcacATGCATAAATTTCTTATGGAAATCGTTTTCTATGAATGACTCTCAAGAGAGCATTCTTCACATCTTTGTTCCGCAgactatagatcaatggattcagcATCGGAATGACAATGGTGTAGAACACAGATGCCACCTGTGCCTGGGTAAGAGCAGATGTATTATCAGGCTGTAAATACGTAAAAATCAGGGACCCGTAGAAGATGGTTACACCCATGAGGTGGGAtgcacaggtggagaaggcttttTGCCTGCCCGATGCAGACTGGATCCTCAGGATGGCTGCAATGATGGCAATGTAAGTGATCATGATGATCAGAAGAGAACTCATAATGGTGAAGCCAGCTAACACAAAGATCACCATTTCTGTGTCAAAAACATCGATACAGGACAGGGCCAGCAGGGCTGTGGTGTCACAGAAAAAATGATTGATACTGGAATCACAGAAGGCCAAACTGCTTATCACACAGATGGATATCAGAGAATTGGTGAAGCCAATCATGTAAGGCAGGGATGCCAGCCAGTTGCACACTTTCTGGGACATAACTACAGAATAGAGTAAAGGATTGCAGATTGCTACATAGCGGTCATAAGCCATGGACCCCAGAAGAAAGCACTCACTACACAGCAGGCCAACAAAAAAGTACATTTGAACAAAGCAGCCAACAAAAGAGATGGTTTTGTGGTTGGACTGAAAATCAACAAGAGCCTTGGGAGTGACAGTAGAGGAATAACATATGTCAATGAACGCCAAATTGCTGAGAAAAAAGTACATAGGTGTGTGAAGCTGAGAGTCAACTCTGATTAGCATGATTAGTCCAAGATTCCCCATGACAGTAAAAAGATAAATGAACAGGAATATCAAAACAAGACTGACTTGTAGTTCAGGATGGTTAGCAAATCCAGAGAGGACGAAGAGGGTCACCTCAGTGAAATTGGACCCAGCCATTTATTTCAGTGAGATTGCTGGCTTACCTAGTTCACAGAGTAATACAAGTCAGAGAAGGATGTAAGTCTAAAGACCTAAAAGAGCAGAGCTTATTTAAGTATTACCATATGATAAAATCCTGAATGACCATAAGTTAGACAATACATACCATTTTCAGTCTTTACAGAATTGGCAGAGTAAAATAATTATTTGTACTTAACTCAAATTTGTTTAAGGCAAAGAATGCACTAGTTAAATAACTCAAAGGGAATTTATGGTATTTAATCATTTACTATCTACACATTTCATTTTATCTATGTATTCATTTAACAAGTATTTATTCAATgaggaattttgtcttgctttccaTTA contains the following coding sequences:
- the LOC142446445 gene encoding olfactory receptor 8I2-like, with the translated sequence MAGSNFTEVTLFVLSGFANHPELQVSLVLIFLFIYLFTVMGNLGLIMLIRVDSQLHTPMYFFLSNLAFIDICYSSTVTPKALVDFQSNHKTISFVGCFVQMYFFVGLLCSECFLLGSMAYDRYVAICNPLLYSVVMSQKVCNWLASLPYMIGFTNSLISICVISSLAFCDSSINHFFCDTTALLALSCIDVFDTEMVIFVLAGFTIMSSLLIIMITYIAIIAAILRIQSASGRQKAFSTCASHLMGVTIFYGSLIFTYLQPDNTSALTQAQVASVFYTIVIPMLNPLIYSLRNKDVKNALLRVIHRKRFP